Proteins encoded together in one Ipomoea triloba cultivar NCNSP0323 chromosome 4, ASM357664v1 window:
- the LOC116015041 gene encoding uncharacterized protein LOC116015041 isoform X1, with the protein MEKAKESLEASEEEAQRVSSLSFTPHRLGVDVTSFYRYFSLRGIRVDRYRPGFISCTFKVPPRLTDKNGKLGSGAIATLVDEVGCATVYVEGLPFNVTVDITINYVSTAKLDDKNGNLGCGAIATLVDEVGCAMRYVEGLPFNVTVAISITYLSTAKLHDELEITGRVLGNMGNYFGTSIVVKNKASGEIIADGRTSLYRNPINYNSKM; encoded by the exons ATGGAGAAGGCGAAAGAGAGTCTGGAAGCGAGCGAAGAAGAAGCGCAGAGAGTTTCGTCGCTGAGCTTCACTCCTCACCGCCTCGGAGTCGACGTTACCAGTTTCTACCGCTACTTTTCCCTCCGAGGAATTCGGGTCGACCGTTACCGACCCGGTTTCATCTCCTGCACTTTCAAAGTCCCGCCGCGCCTAACC GATAAGAATGGGAAATTGGGATCGGGGGCGATCGCTACGCTGGTGGATGAAGTGGGATGTGCGACGGTGTATGTGGAAGGGCTGCCGTTTAACGTTACTGTTGACATTACAATCAATTACGTCTCTACTGCGAAGCTTGAT gataaaAATGGGAATTTGGGATGTGGGGCGATCGCCACGCTGGTGGATGAAGTGGGATGTGCAATGCGTTATGTGGAAGGTCTTCCCTTTAATGTTACTGTTGCCATTTCAATCACTTATCTCTCTACTGCAAAGCTTCAT GATGAATTGGAGATCACCGGGCGGGTTTTGGGTAATATGGGAAACTATTTTGGAACCAGCATTGTTGTGAAGAACAAAGCAAGTGGGGAGATCATTGCTGATGGGAGAACTTCTTTGTACCGTAACCCTATAAATTATAATAGCAAGATGTGA
- the LOC116014973 gene encoding calmodulin-binding receptor-like cytoplasmic kinase 2, protein MRNQSSPSPATVSRDQLCKSAITDNHKSYPFFRFIKASKRAFAAAFLFWRKRPKPKILEGETRTTQTPIRDLSYSSAGSEKKGLGRLRNSSSRGSSTAASASGELGTVDLSFDEICKGTGNFSASNKIGEGRFGTVYKAKLRDGSCVAIKRARKDNYDNRLTAEFKNEIMVLSKIEHLNLVRYYGYLEHRDEKIIVVEYVSNGTLREHLDGAQGKCLEMAERLDIAIDVAHAITYLHMYTDPPIIHRDIKSTNIFITDNFHAKVSDFGFARLAAEEDAGATHISTQVKGTAGYLDPEYLKTYQLTEKSDVYSFGVLLVEIVTGRSPIEQTFSSDEKLTTKWALKILKRGDTVMAMDPRLRRSPGSVEAVDKVLKLAHLCVAPSRSARPSMRKCAEVLWRIRKEFRDRNVHSTAASASYYTAFVGKNPPTPGVDFSDKLKFAST, encoded by the exons ATGAGAAACCAATCGTCGCCTTCTCCCGCGACCGTCAGTCGCGATCAGCTCTGCAAATCCGCCATTACAGACAACCACAAAAGTTACCCTTTCTTCAGATTCATCAAAGCCTCCAAAAGAGCTTTCGCCGCAGCATTTCTTTTCTGGCGAAAGAGGCCAAAGCCCAAGATTCTCGAGGGCGAGACCAGGACAACCCAGACCCCCATCAGGGACCTTTCAT ACAGTTCTGCCGGGAGCGAGAAGAAAGGTTTGGGGAGATTAAGGAACTCGAGCTCCCGAGGATCTTCTACTGCTGCGTCTGCTAGTGGGGAATTGGGCACGGTTGACTTGTCTTTCGATGAAATTTGCAAGGGGACTGGGAATTTCTCTGCGTCTAATAAGATTGGGGAAGGAAGATTTGGAACCGTGTACAAGGCGAAGCTCAGAGATGGATCTTGCGTAGCCATTAAGCGGGCTAGAAAG GATAATTATGATAATCGTCTGACAGCAGAGTTCAAGAATGAAATCATGGTTTTATCGAAGATTGAGCATCTGAACCTTGTGAGGTACTATGGGTATTTGGAGCACAGAGATGAGAAGATCATTGTTGTTGAGTATGTCAGCAATGGGACTCTCCGGGAACATTTGGATG GTGCGCAGGGAAAGTGCCTTGAAATGGCAGAGCGTTTAGACATTGCAATTGATGTAGCACACGCCATTACTTATTTGCACATGTACACAG ATCCTCCGATCATACACAGAGACATAAAGTCTACCAATATCTTCATCACCGACAACTTTCATGCCAAAGTTTCAGACTTTGGGTTTGCGCGGTTAGCTGCAGAAGAAGATGCAGGTGCCACTCACATTTCCACGCAGGTGAAAGGAACAGCCGGATACCTGGATCCCGAGTACTTGAAGACATATCAGCTAACCGAGAAGAGTGATGTGTACTCGTTTGGAGTTTTGCTGGTCGAGATTGTTACCGGGAGAAGTCCAATTGAACAGACATTCAGTTCCGATGAGAAGCTAACAACGAAATGG GCGTTGAAGATACTAAAAAGAGGAGATACTGTAATGGCTATGGATCCAAGATTACGAAGAAGTCCAGGTTCCGTTGAGGCGGTGGACAAGGTACTTAAACTGGCACATCTATGTGTTGCGCCTTCAAGATCGGCAAGGCCATCCATGAGAAAATGTGCAGAGGTGCTATGGAGAATTAGGAAAGAATTCAGAGATCGAAATGTACATTCCACTGCTGCTTCTGCATCTTACTACACAGCTTTTGTAGGGAAAAATCCCCCCACGCCCGGTGTTGATTTTAGCGATAAACTTAAGTTTGCTTCTACTTAA
- the LOC116014972 gene encoding probable anion transporter 4, chloroplastic isoform X2, whose amino-acid sequence MAWGVALWSLATFLTPWAAEVSIWMLLLMRMLLGIAEGVALPCMNNMIARWFPQTERSRAVGLAMAGFQLGSAIGLTLSPILMSKGGIFGPFVIFGLCGFLWVLVWVSAVSSTPERSHQISLHELQYIQNKGPRHAVDSKTKTGKVIPPFRRLLSKPPTWSLIVANAMHSWGFFVILSWMPIYFKTIYHVDLRQAAWFSAVPWSVMALMGYFAGVLSDLMIQSGISVTLTRKVMQSIGFFGPCTALVGLTTAPTPVIASAWLTLAVGLKAFSHCGFLVNFQEIAPKYSGVLHGISNTGGTLAAIIGTVGAGFFVELVGSFKGFLLLTAFLYFSAAVFYNVFSTGEKVDFDETT is encoded by the exons ATGGCTTGGGGCGTGGCTCTGTGGTCTTTAGCCACGTTCCTAACCCCGTGGGCTGCAGAAGTTTCGATATGGATGCTCCTTCTCATGCGGATGTTGCTAGGCATTGCTGAAGGCGTGGCTTTGCCCTGCATGAACAATATGATTGCAAG ATGGTTTCCTCAGACAGAACGCTCGAGGGCTGTCGGGCTTGCAATGGCTGGATTTCAACTCGGGAGTGCAATTGGACTCACGCTTTCCCCAATTCTTATGTCCAAGGGCGGGATATTTGGACCATTTGTCATATTCGGATTGTGCGGGTTCCTTTGGGTGCTAGTTTGGGTGTCTGCAGTCTCCAGCACACCTGAGCGGAGTCATCAAATCTCGTTACACGAATTGCAGTACATACAGAACAAGGGACCGAGACATGCTGTTGACAGTAAAACGAAAACAGGCAAAGTGATTCCCCCTTTCAGGCGTTTGCTCTCTAAGCCACCAACGTGGTCTTTAATCGTTGCAAACGCCATGCATAGCTGG GGCTTCTTTGTTATACTTTCATGGATGCCAATCTACTTCAAAACC ATATACCATGTTGATCTCAGACAGGCGGCATGGTTTAGCGCTGTCCCATGGAGCGTGATGGCGTTGATGGGCTATTTTGCTGGCGTTTTATCAGACTTGATGATCCAAAGTGGCATAAGTGTTACACTTACCCGCAAAGTCATGCAA TCAATTGGTTTCTTTGGTCCTTGCACTGCTCTTGTTGGTTTAACCACTGCTCCAACTCCAGTAATAGCATCTGCTTGGCTGACTTTAGCTGTTGGGTTGAAGGCCTTCAGTCATTGCGGCTTCCTCGTTAACTTTCAG GAGATCGCCCCCAAGTATTCAGGCGTTCTACACG GTATATCGAACACAGGAGGGACATTAGCAGCCATCATTGGGACTGTTGGTGCTGGCTTCTTTGTGGAGTTGGTTGGCTCTTTCAAGGGATTTTTGCTGCTCACAGCATTTCTGTACTTCTCTGCTGCTGTCTTCTACAATGTCTTTTCCACAGGGGAGAAAGTGGACTTTGATGAAACCACTTAG
- the LOC116015041 gene encoding acyl-coenzyme A thioesterase 13-like isoform X2 — MMEKAKESVEASKEEAERVLSLSFTPHRQGVDHTTFYSYFCLRGIRVDRCRPGFISCTFKVPSRLTDKNGNLGCGAIATLVDEVGCAMRYVEGLPFNVTVAISITYLSTAKLHDELEITGRVLGNMGNYFGTSIVVKNKASGEIIADGRTSLYRNPINYNSKM, encoded by the exons ATGATGGAGAAGGCGAAAGAAAGTGTTGAAGCAAGCAAGGAAGAAGCAGAGCGAGTTTTGTCGCTGAGCTTCACCCCTCATCGCCAGGGCGTCGACCATACCACCTTCTACAGCTATTTTTGCCTCAGAGGCATCCGGGTCGACAGATGCCGACCCGGTTTCATCTCCTGCACTTTCAAAGTCCCTTCACGACTCACC gataaaAATGGGAATTTGGGATGTGGGGCGATCGCCACGCTGGTGGATGAAGTGGGATGTGCAATGCGTTATGTGGAAGGTCTTCCCTTTAATGTTACTGTTGCCATTTCAATCACTTATCTCTCTACTGCAAAGCTTCAT GATGAATTGGAGATCACCGGGCGGGTTTTGGGTAATATGGGAAACTATTTTGGAACCAGCATTGTTGTGAAGAACAAAGCAAGTGGGGAGATCATTGCTGATGGGAGAACTTCTTTGTACCGTAACCCTATAAATTATAATAGCAAGATGTGA
- the LOC116014972 gene encoding probable anion transporter 4, chloroplastic isoform X1, with translation MDSPVALRRTTLIPGSLRNLNPSKPSLSFIVKSTSRAASSSSKSYSKSFALVGPPKYLARTLWLNGNGNGNGNGNRASSSDVPSTADGAAGVREPSWVEFVTSERVKVVAMVGLALALCNADRVVMSVAIVPLSVSRAWRQSFAGVVQSSFLWGYLISPIAGGTLADYFGGKVVMAWGVALWSLATFLTPWAAEVSIWMLLLMRMLLGIAEGVALPCMNNMIARWFPQTERSRAVGLAMAGFQLGSAIGLTLSPILMSKGGIFGPFVIFGLCGFLWVLVWVSAVSSTPERSHQISLHELQYIQNKGPRHAVDSKTKTGKVIPPFRRLLSKPPTWSLIVANAMHSWGFFVILSWMPIYFKTIYHVDLRQAAWFSAVPWSVMALMGYFAGVLSDLMIQSGISVTLTRKVMQSIGFFGPCTALVGLTTAPTPVIASAWLTLAVGLKAFSHCGFLVNFQEIAPKYSGVLHGISNTGGTLAAIIGTVGAGFFVELVGSFKGFLLLTAFLYFSAAVFYNVFSTGEKVDFDETT, from the exons ATGGATTCTCCGGTGGCTCTCCGGCGTACAACGTTGATTCCCGGCAGTCTCCGAAACCTTAATCCCTCCAAACCCTCGCTGTCGTTCATCGTCAAGTCAACGTCACGGGCAGCGAGCTCATCGAGCAAGAGCTACTCTAAGTCCTTTGCTTTAGTGGGGCCGCCGAAATACCTGGCTCGGACTCTCTGGTTGAACGGGAACGGGAACGGAAACGGAAACGGAAACAGAGCTTCGTCTAGTGATGTTCCGTCAACCGCCGACGGTGCCGCCGGTGTGCGTGAGCCGAGCTGGGTGGAGTTCGTGACGTCGGAGAGAGTCAAAGTTGTGGCTATGGTGGGCTTGGCTTTAGCTCTGTGTAACGCCGATCGAGTTGTCATGTCGGTGGCCATTGTTCCGCTGTCGGTCTCCCGGGCGTGGCGTCAATCTTTCGCCGGCGTTGTTCAG TCGTCTTTTCTCTGGGGTTACCTAATATCACCAATAGCCGGAGGGACTCTAGCAGATTATTTTGGTGGCAAAGTAGTCATGGCTTGGGGCGTGGCTCTGTGGTCTTTAGCCACGTTCCTAACCCCGTGGGCTGCAGAAGTTTCGATATGGATGCTCCTTCTCATGCGGATGTTGCTAGGCATTGCTGAAGGCGTGGCTTTGCCCTGCATGAACAATATGATTGCAAG ATGGTTTCCTCAGACAGAACGCTCGAGGGCTGTCGGGCTTGCAATGGCTGGATTTCAACTCGGGAGTGCAATTGGACTCACGCTTTCCCCAATTCTTATGTCCAAGGGCGGGATATTTGGACCATTTGTCATATTCGGATTGTGCGGGTTCCTTTGGGTGCTAGTTTGGGTGTCTGCAGTCTCCAGCACACCTGAGCGGAGTCATCAAATCTCGTTACACGAATTGCAGTACATACAGAACAAGGGACCGAGACATGCTGTTGACAGTAAAACGAAAACAGGCAAAGTGATTCCCCCTTTCAGGCGTTTGCTCTCTAAGCCACCAACGTGGTCTTTAATCGTTGCAAACGCCATGCATAGCTGG GGCTTCTTTGTTATACTTTCATGGATGCCAATCTACTTCAAAACC ATATACCATGTTGATCTCAGACAGGCGGCATGGTTTAGCGCTGTCCCATGGAGCGTGATGGCGTTGATGGGCTATTTTGCTGGCGTTTTATCAGACTTGATGATCCAAAGTGGCATAAGTGTTACACTTACCCGCAAAGTCATGCAA TCAATTGGTTTCTTTGGTCCTTGCACTGCTCTTGTTGGTTTAACCACTGCTCCAACTCCAGTAATAGCATCTGCTTGGCTGACTTTAGCTGTTGGGTTGAAGGCCTTCAGTCATTGCGGCTTCCTCGTTAACTTTCAG GAGATCGCCCCCAAGTATTCAGGCGTTCTACACG GTATATCGAACACAGGAGGGACATTAGCAGCCATCATTGGGACTGTTGGTGCTGGCTTCTTTGTGGAGTTGGTTGGCTCTTTCAAGGGATTTTTGCTGCTCACAGCATTTCTGTACTTCTCTGCTGCTGTCTTCTACAATGTCTTTTCCACAGGGGAGAAAGTGGACTTTGATGAAACCACTTAG
- the LOC116017356 gene encoding protein NRT1/ PTR FAMILY 8.2-like — protein MGEVHRKDDDLYTKDGTVDYQGNPAKKNETGTWKACPFILGNECCERLAYYGMSTNLVLYFKHKLNQHSATASKNVSNWSGTCYIMPLIGAFLADAFMGRYWTIACFSIIYVIGMALLTLSASVSGLKPTCSKDGVCDPTLAQSAVSFIALYVIALGTGGIKPCVSSFGADQFDDDDEVEKKHKSSFFNWFYFSINIGALIASSVLVWIQDNVGWGWGFGIPAVTMAIAVVSFFSGTRLYRNQKPGGSPLTRICQVLVASIRKYKVAVPAEKSLLYETADAESAITGSRKLDHTRDFGFFDKAAVQVESDEKKGSIDPWRLCTVTQVEELKAIVRLLPIWATGIIFSTVYGQMSTLFVLQGAAMDTRVGNSTFRIPPASLSIFDTLSVIFWVPVYDRIIVPVTRKFTGHKNGLTQLQRMGIGLFISIFAMLSAGILELVRLRFVQRHNYYDLEEVPMSIFWQVPQYFLIGCAEVFTFIGQLEFFYEQAPDAMRSLCSALSLTTVALGNYLSSLLVTIVTSITAKDGKPGWIPDNLNRGHIDYFYYLLAILSVLNLGVYLWIAQWYTYKKPVGPLR, from the exons ATGGGAGAAGTTCATAGAAAAGATGATGATCTTTATACTAAGGATGGGACTGTAGATTATCAGGGTAATCCTGCCAAGAAGAATGAAACTGGGACCTGGAAAGCCTGTCCTTTTATCCTAG GAAATGAATGTTGTGAAAGGTTGGCATATTATGGAATGAGCACAAATCTTGTCCTGTATTTTAAGCATAAACTCAACCAGCATAGTGCTACAGCTTCAAAAAATGTATCGAATTGGTCAGGTACATGCTACATAATGCCACTCATCGGGGCGTTTCTTGCTGATGCCTTTATGGGAAGATACTGGACTATTGCCTGTTTCTCGATCATTTATGTTATT GGAATGGCATTGTTGACATTGTCAGCGTCGGTTTCAGGCTTGAAGCCAACATGTTCAAAAGATGGTGTTTGTGATCCAACGCTGGCACAAAGTGCGGTTTCCTTTATTGCACTTTACGTGATAGCCCTGGGTACTGGCGGGATCAAGCCTTGTGTTTCGTCTTTCGGGGCGGATCAGTTTGATGACGACGATGAAGTTGAGAAAAAACACAAGTCGTCTTTCTTTAACTGGTTCTATTTTTCCATCAATATCGGTGCACTCATTGCTTCTTCTGTGCTGGTTTGGATACAAGACAATGTTGGTTGGGGGTGGGGTTTCGGCATCCCTGCTGTGACCATGGCTATTGCTGTGGTAAGCTTCTTTTCAGGCACGAGATTGTACCGTAACCAAAAACCGGGCGGTAGCCCTCTAACCCGGATCTGTCAAGTGCTGGTAGCCTCCATAAGAAAGTATAAAGTTGCGGTTCCTGCAGAGAAGTCTCTCCTGTACGAGACTGCAGATGCTGAGTCTGCTATCACTGGGAGCCGCAAGCTTGATCATACACGAGATTTTGG TTTCTTTGACAAGGCAGCAGTTCAGGTAGAATCGGATGAGAAGAAAGGCTCGATAGATCCATGGAGACTCTGCACAGTGACTCAAGTTGAAGAGCTGAAAGCGATTGTAAGGTTGTTACCAATATGGGCAACGGGGATCATCTTTAGTACTGTTTATGGTCAAATGAGCACTTTGTTCGTGTTGCAAGGTGCTGCAATGGATACTCGTGTAGGAAATTCCACCTTCAGGATCCCGCCAGCGTCGCTCAGCATCTTTGACACACTTAGCGTCATCTTCTGGGTCCCCGTCTATGACAGAATCATAGTCCCCGTAACAAGAAAGTTCACGGGACACAAGAATGGCCTGACACAACTCCAGAGAATGGGCATCGGCCTCTTCATATCCATTTTCGCCATGTTATCTGCAGGAATCCTGGAGCTCGTGAGACTCAGATTCGTGCAGAGGCACAATTACTACGACCTAGAGGAGGTCCCGATGTCGATATTCTGGCAGGTCCCTCAGTACTTCCTTATAGGCTGCGCGGAGGTTTTCACCTTTATCGGCCAGTTGGAGTTTTTCTACGAGCAGGCTCCCGACGCCATGAGAAGTCTGTGCTCAGCTCTCTCGCTCACCACTGTCGCGTTAGGGAACTACTTGAGTTCTTTGCTAGTGACTATTGTTACGAGCATTACAGCAAAGGATGGGAAACCGGGGTGGATTCCAGATAATCTGAACCGCGGCCACATAGATTACTTCTACTATCTCTTGGCAATTCTCAGTGTGCTCAACTTGGGAGTTTATCTCTGGATTGCCCAGTGGTATACTTACAAAAAACCAGTCGGCCCTCTTCGCTGA
- the LOC116015041 gene encoding acyl-coenzyme A thioesterase 13-like isoform X3, producing the protein MEKAKESLEASEEEAQRVSSLSFTPHRLGVDVTSFYRYFSLRGIRVDRYRPGFISCTFKVPPRLTDKNGKLGSGAIATLVDEVGCATVYVEGLPFNVTVDITINYVSTAKLDDELEITGRVLGNMGNYFGTSIVVKNKASGEIIADGRTSLYRNPINYNSKM; encoded by the exons ATGGAGAAGGCGAAAGAGAGTCTGGAAGCGAGCGAAGAAGAAGCGCAGAGAGTTTCGTCGCTGAGCTTCACTCCTCACCGCCTCGGAGTCGACGTTACCAGTTTCTACCGCTACTTTTCCCTCCGAGGAATTCGGGTCGACCGTTACCGACCCGGTTTCATCTCCTGCACTTTCAAAGTCCCGCCGCGCCTAACC GATAAGAATGGGAAATTGGGATCGGGGGCGATCGCTACGCTGGTGGATGAAGTGGGATGTGCGACGGTGTATGTGGAAGGGCTGCCGTTTAACGTTACTGTTGACATTACAATCAATTACGTCTCTACTGCGAAGCTTGAT GATGAATTGGAGATCACCGGGCGGGTTTTGGGTAATATGGGAAACTATTTTGGAACCAGCATTGTTGTGAAGAACAAAGCAAGTGGGGAGATCATTGCTGATGGGAGAACTTCTTTGTACCGTAACCCTATAAATTATAATAGCAAGATGTGA
- the LOC116015042 gene encoding acyl-coenzyme A thioesterase 13-like, with the protein MGIWEKADMMEKAKESVEASKEEAERVSSLSFTPHRLGVDLTTFYRYFSLRGIRVDSCRPGFISCTFKIPPRLIDKNGNLGCGAIATLVDEVGCAMSYVEGVAFNVTVDISISFLSTAKLHDELEITGRVLGKRGSYFGTSIVVKNKASGEIIAEGRNSLYRNPINNSKM; encoded by the exons ATGGGAATATGGGAGAAAGCAGATATGATGGAGAAGGCGAAAGAAAGCGTTGAAGCAAGCAAGGAAGAAGCAGAGCGAGTTTCGTCGCTGAGCTTCACCCCTCACCGCCTCGGCGTTGACCTAACCACCTTCTACCGCTATTTTTCCCTCAGAGGCATCCGGGTCGACAGTTGCCGACCCGGTTTCATCTCCTGCACTTTCAAAATCCCTCCACGCCTCATC GATAAAAATGGGAATCTGGGATGTGGGGCGATTGCCACACTGGTGGATGAAGTGGGATGTGCAATGAGTTATGTGGAAGGTGTGGCCTTTAATGTTACTGTTGACATTTCAATCAGTTTTCTCTCTACTGCAAAGCTTCAT GATGAATTGGAGATCACCGGGCGGGTTTTGGGTAAAAGGGGAAGTTATTTTGGAACCAGCATTGTTGTGAAGAACAAAGCAAGTGGAGAGATCATTGCTGAAGGGAGAAATTCTTTGTACCGTAACCCTATAAATAATAGCAAGATGTGA
- the LOC116017353 gene encoding protein OCTOPUS-like, whose protein sequence is MTHKSDSRTRTRTRTRSGCSRHRTQSSTGICAACLRERLSTVEPSDDPDLSSLHIIPAAIIENPAGNGGSGARRSNAAGDSSSSSSFAPDLRRCRSVSASRLEAANGGSTEPRRRSCDVGDRNTLALLFDINDKNNAPNADTKVESKNIRFSRLARCDEELVKDGEIGEEIRVPVNSFQPNVEAANDDVSMEGELKTMKEYIDLEIQTKSQKPKDLKDIAGNFWEAASVFSKKLRKWRQKQTAKKPGSGDGKSVDRNSNNVLPTRNGKQKREILRESQSDIGENAMGRRSCDTEPRFSVDAGRLSLENPNKIIMDEPRASWDGGYLVARNTPRIPPRLSVSDSMMLGGGDTISDCNSLSIDGQMQSIMEDESSSGGSGQSNSDSSYSQRESSFDRSSSVWSFDRKGLGLECDESKSASLKLVITERELRDWHLKSVKDHCVEKPESFAQEATAVEASKRFNVLKKPTRWKKVCNVFGFKQKHGVSKGENLAGDYDNPEKPRREIAKPLAEAKELKGGVRLTRSNSSIVRGRSSIDKTDMIPSRKSVSEGVAFANTARFLPERNRNGRCTSGHLENGVLPFYLMPLRSSRSKNSRSMLLNSDCISQNVLN, encoded by the coding sequence ATGACGCACAAATCCGACTCGCGGACCCGCACCCGCACCCGAACCCGCTCCGGATGCAGTCGCCACCGCACCCAATCCTCCACCGGAATATGCGCCGCGTGCTTGCGCGAACGCCTCTCCACCGTCGAGCCTTCCGATGATCCGGACCTCTCGTCCTTGCACATCATTCCCGCCGCGATTATCGAAAACCCCGCCGGAAATGGCGGGAGCGGAGCTCGCCGGAGCAATGCCGCCGGAGATTCGTCGTCGTCCTCCTCCTTCGCGCCGGATCTCCGGCGCTGCAGGTCAGTTTCCGCTTCTAGGCTCGAGGCTGCCAATGGTGGGTCCACCGAGCCCCGTCGCAGGTCTTGCGATGTTGGGGATCGGAACACCCTCGCGCTTCTCTTCGACATCAATGACAAGAATAATGCGCCCAATGCGGATACGAAAGTGGAATCGAAGAACATTAGGTTCTCCAGGCTAGCTCGTTGCGATGAGGAGCTAGTAAAAGATGGTGAAATTGGGGAGGAAATTAGGGTTCCTGTCAATTCCTTTCAGCCAAATGTGGAGGCTGCTAATGACGATGTCTCCATGGAAGGAGAGCTCAAGACGATGAAGGAGTATATCGATCTTGAAATCCAGACTAAGAGCCAGAAACCAAAGGATTTGAAGGACATTGCTGGGAATTTCTGGGAAGCAGCTTCAGTTTTCAGCAAGAAATTGCGAAAATGGAGGCAAAAGCAGACTGCTAAGAAGCCCGGGAGTGGAGACGGGAAATCAGTTGATCGTAATAGTAATAATGTGTTGCCTACAAGAAATGGTAAGCAGAAAAGAGAAATTTTGAGGGAGAGCCAGTCTGATATTGGGGAAAACGCAATGGGTCGAAGATCCTGCGATACTGAGCCTAGGTTTTCTGTTGATGCTGGTAGGTTGTCTTTGGAAAATCCTAATAAGATTATAATGGATGAGCCTAGGGCTTCTTGGGATGGTGGTTATTTAGTAGCTAGGAACACTCCAAGGATTCCTCCTAGGTTATCTGTTAGTGACAGCATGATGCTGGGAGGAGGGGACACCATTTCTGATTGCAATAGCTTATCCATTGATGGGCAAATGCAGTCCATCATGGAGGATGAGAGTAGCTCTGGGGGTTCAGGGCAGTCCAATTCGGATTCGTCCTATTCCCAAAGGGAGAGCAGTTTTGACAGGTCGAGTTCTGTGTGGAGTTTCGACAGGAAAGGCTTGGGATTAGAGTGCGACGAATCCAAGTCTGCGAGTCTCAAATTGGTTATCACCGAGAGGGAGCTGAGGGATTGGCACCTTAAGTCTGTCAAAGATCATTGCGTGGAAAAGCCCGAGTCTTTCGCCCAGGAAGCCACTGCTGTTGAAGCTAGTAAACGCTTCAATGTCTTGAAGAAGCCCACTAGGTGGAAGAAGGTCTGCAATGTGTTTGGTTTCAAGCAAAAACACGGTGTCAGCAAAGGCGAAAACTTAGCGGGGGATTATGATAATCCTGAGAAACCGAGGAGGGAGATTGCCAAGCCATTAGCGGAGGCAAAGGAGCTTAAAGGCGGCGTGAGGCTTACGCGAAGCAACAGCAGCATTGTTAGAGGTAGAAGCTCCATTGACAAGACTGATATGATCCCCAGTAGGAAAAGTGTTTCAGAAGGTGTTGCCTTTGCCAACACTGCCAGGTTTCTACCAGAGAGAAACAGAAATGGAAGATGTACTTCTGGCCACCTGGAAAATGGTGTCCTTCCATTCTATTTGATGCCATTGAGGAGTTCAAGAAGCAAAAACAGTAGAAGCATGCTTCTCAACTCTGATTGCATCTCCCAAAATGTTCTGAATTGA